A region from the Corticium candelabrum chromosome 14, ooCorCand1.1, whole genome shotgun sequence genome encodes:
- the LOC134190277 gene encoding complement C1q tumor necrosis factor-related protein 7-like — protein sequence MELQCVSTTIFVFLLLPTAVTSSAETSDNKGCCGGVPGVPGSPGSAGPLGSPGRDGRDGRDGTIGEKGDRGETGAQGGKGASGKIGPQGPKGAMGIQGSKGDLGGKGEKGEATQPLNWKQCVWKRGDDKDSGLIQVNSLLHNCSL from the exons ATGGAACTTCAGTGTGTCAGTACGACGATTTTCGTATTTTTGCTGCTACCAACAGCAGTTACATCAAGTGCAGAAACTTCAGATAAT AAGGGATGTTGTGGTGGGGTCCCAGGCGTGCCTGGTTCTCCTGGATCAGCAGGTCCTTTGGGGTCTCCTGGAAGAGATGGTAGAGATGGAAGAGATGGAACAAttggtgagaaaggtgatcgTGGCGAAACAGGAGCTCAAGGAGGGAAAGGCGCAAGTGGCAAAATTGGTCCTCAAGGTCCAAAAGGAGCTATGGGAATACAAGGCAGTAAAGGAGATTTGGGAGGAAAAGGAGAAAAGGGAGAGGCGACTCAGCCACTAAACTGGAAGCAATGTGTGTGGAAGAGAGGTGATGACAAAGACTCTGGACTTATTCAAGTAAATTCTTTACTACATAATTGTTCTTTATGA